The Dioscorea cayenensis subsp. rotundata cultivar TDr96_F1 chromosome 7, TDr96_F1_v2_PseudoChromosome.rev07_lg8_w22 25.fasta, whole genome shotgun sequence genome includes a region encoding these proteins:
- the LOC120264527 gene encoding sm-like protein LSM2 — translation MLFFSYFKELVGKEVTVELKNDLAIRGTLHSVDQYLNIKLENTRVVDQDKYPHMLSVRNCFIRGSVVRYVQLPPDGVDIDILHDATRREARGA, via the exons aTG CTTTTTTTCTCGTATTTCAAGGAGCTGGTGGGGAAGGAGGTCACCGTGGAGCTGAAGAACGACCTGGCGATCAGAGGCACTCTCCATTCCGTTGATCAATACCTCAACATCAAGCTTGAGAATACTCGCGTCGTCGACCAGGACAAGTACCCTCACATG TTATCGGTGAGGAACTGCTTCATCAGAGGATCAGTCGTTCGATATGTGCAACTTCCACCAGATGGTGTAGACATTGATATTCTACATGACGCCACAAGAAGAGAAGCCCGGGGAGCTTGA